A part of Phaenicophaeus curvirostris isolate KB17595 chromosome 29, BPBGC_Pcur_1.0, whole genome shotgun sequence genomic DNA contains:
- the POGZ gene encoding pogo transposable element with ZNF domain isoform X3: MADTDLFMECEEEELEPWQKISDVIEDSVVEDYNSVDKTATAGNPLVQQSGQPLILAQNPASGLGAMVTQPVLRPVQIMQNANHVTNSPVPSQPIFITTQGFPVRNVRPVQNTMNQVGIVLNVQQGQTVRPITLVPAPGTQFVKPAVGVPQVFSQMAQVRPGTTMPVRPTTNTFTTVIPATLTIRSTVPQSQAQQQMSIASFVTVKRPGVSGENSNEVAKLVNTLNTVPSLGQSPGPLVVSNSSPVHGSQRSNMSESSSSSSSKVSSSPIPTFDLQDGGRKVCPRCDAQFRVTEALRGHMCYCCPEMVEFLKKRKPVESEPNIQSAKPPSPEKTTAIASPPSSIPIPALSPPAKVPEPSESVVDSSQSKLIMLVDDFYYGRDGGKVSQLLNFPKVPTSFRCPHCTKRLKNNIRFMNHMKHHVELDQQNGEVDVHTICQHCYRQFSTPFQLQCHLENVHSPYESTTKCKICEWAFESEPMFLQHMKDTHKPGEMPYVCQVCQYRSSLYSEVDSHFRMIHEDTRHLLCPYCLKVFKNGNAFQQHFMRHQKKSVYHCNKCRLQFLFAKDKIEHKLQHHKTFRKPKQLEGLKPGTKVTIRASRGQPRTVPISSNDMAQGAGHESAPLSSTDPQPIFLYPPVQRNVQKRAVKKMSVLGRQTCLECSFEIPDFPNHFPTYVHCSLCRYSTCCSRAYANHMINNHVPRKSPKYLSLFKNYTACGVKLSCSSCLFVTSEGDAMAKHLVFNPSHEFSNIILRAPAWMSHARHIQPQDKSVKNTCPAYSPSKAATVKTKPVLLAKDDVEAELAPAAYERPLLCPEECLHIGAPEDEQPTKEPEPASRKEQLSVKKLRVVLFALCCSTEQAAEHFRNPQRRIKRWLRRFQAFQEENLASLSEGKYLSLEAEEKLAEWVLMQREQQLPVNEETLFQKATKIGRSLEGGFKISYEWAVRFMLRHNLSTHTRRAVAHPLPKDVEDNASCFIEFVQRQIHTQDLPLSMIAAIDEISLFLDMEVLSSDDRKENALQTVGTGEPWCDVVLTILADGSVLPTLVFYRGHVQQPANVPESIMLEAKENGYSDDEVVELWSSRVWQKHTECQNSKGMLVLDCHRTHLSEEVLSVLSASSTLPAVVPAGCSSKIQPLDVCINRTVKNFLHKKWKEQAKDMADSTCDSDILLQLVLCWLAEVLQVISDSPELVQQSFLVASVLPGPDGTANSPARNGDMQEELIASLEEQLKLNGEQPEEVSAAGPDRTQAEESANPEILHQLFEGESETESFYGFEDADLDLMEM, translated from the exons ATGGCGGACACGGACCTGTTTATGGAatgtgaggaggaggagctggagccatgGCAGAAAATCAGTGATGTGATTGAAGATTCTGTTGTTGAGGATTATAACTCAGTTGATAAAACTGCTACGG CCGGCAACCCCCTGGTGCAGCAGAGTGGGCAGCCACTCATCCTCGCCCAGAACCCTGCCTCGGGCCTGGGCGCGATGGTTACGCAGCCGGTCCTGCGGCCCGTGCAGATCATGCAGAACGCCAACCACGTCACCAATTCCCCAGTGCCCAGCCAGCCCATCTTCATAACCACCCAG GGGTTTCCCGTGAGAAACGTGAGGCCTGTTCAGAACACGATGAACCAAGTGGGAATTGTTCTGAACGTGCAGCAAGGGCAGACAGTTCGGCCCATCACCCTTGTCCCAG CCCCAGGTACCCAGTTTGTTAAACCAGCGGTTGGCGTTCCTCAGGTGTTCTCTCAAATGGCCCAGGTGAGACCCGGTACAACCATGCCGGTCCGACCCACCACCAACACTTTCACTACAGTCATTCCGGCCACGCTAACCATTCGGAGCACTGTTCCACAGTCCCAGGCACAACAGCAAA TGAGTATTGCAAGCTTTGTGACAGTGAAGAGACCTGGAGTGAGCGGCGAGAACAGCAATGAGGTTGCGAAGCTGGTGAACACCCTGAATACCGTTCCCTCATTAGGACAGAGCCCTGGCCCATTGGTAGTTTCCAACAGCAGCCCTGTGCATGGATCCCAGAGATCCAACATGTCAGAGTCGTCGTCGTCATCGTCATCAAAAG TCAGTTCATCCCCTATTCCCACCTTCGATTTGCAAGATGGTGGCAGGAAGGTCTGCCCGAGGTGCGATGCACAGTTCCGAGTCACTGAAGCTTTAAGAGGACACATGTGT TACTGTTGCCCTGAGATGGTTGAATTCCTCAAGAAAAGAAAGCCTGTAGAATCTGAACCAAATATTCAGTCTGCAAAGCCTCCCTCTCCAGAAAAAACAACGGCTATTGCTTCGCCTCCCTCTTCTATCCCTATCCCTGCACTGTCCCCGCCTGCTAAAGTTCCGGAGCCGAGTGAAAGCGTAGTTGACTCATCCCAAAGTAAGCTCATTATGTTGGTGGATGATTTCTACTACGGCAGAGATGGCGGCAAAGTGAGCCAGCTGCTGAACTTCCCCAAAGTTCCAACTTCCTTCCGGTGTCCGCATTGCACCAAGAGGCTAAAGAACAACATACG GTTCATGAACCACATGAAGCACCACGTGGAGCTGGACCAGCAGAATGGGGAGGTTGATGTCCACACCATCTGCCAGCATTGTTACCGGCAGTTCTCCACGCCATTCCAGCTGCAGTGCCATCTGGAGAACGTCCACAGCCCCTATGAGTCCACTA CAAAATGCAAGATCTGTGAGTGGGCGTTTGAGAGCGAGCCCATGTTCCTGCAGCACATGAAGGACACCCACAAGCCCGGGGAGATGCCCTACGTTTGTCAG GTCTGCCAGTACCGTTCCTCTCTCTATTCTGAAGTGGACAGCCATTTCCGAATGATCCACGAAGACACGCGGCACCTGCTCTGCCCCTACTGCCTCAAAGTCTTCAAGAACGGCAATGCCTTCCAGCAGCACTTCATGAGGCACCAG AAGAAGAGTGTTTACCACTGCAACAAATGCAGACTCCAGTTCCTGTTTGCCAAGGATAAAATTGAACACAAGCTGCAGCACCACAAAACTTTCCGAAAGCCCAAACAGTTAGAAGGTTTGAAACCTGGAACCAAG GTTACGATCAGGGCATCCAGAGGGCAGCCGCGGACAGTGCCGATATCCTCCAATGACATGGCGCAGGGTGCTGGGCACGAATCTGCTCCGCTGTCGTCTACAGATCCCCAGCCCATCTTCCTGTACCCACCCGTCCAGAGGAACGTCCAGAAGAGAGCAGTCAAAAAAAT GAGTGTCCTGGGCAGGCAGACTTGTCTGGAGTGCAGCTTTGAAATCCCCGATTTCCCGAACCACTTCCCTACCTACGTGCACTGCTCGCTGTGTCGCTACAGCACTTGCTGCTCCCGAGCTTATGCCAACCACATGATCAA CAACCACGTTCCGCGGAAGAGTCCCAAATACCTGTCTCTGTTTAAGAACTACACTGCCTG TGGTGTGAAACTGTCTTGTTCCTCCTGTCTCTTTGTGACATCTGAGGGTGATGCAATGGCCAAACACCTGGTCTTCAATCCGTCACATGAGTTCAGTAACATTATTCTCCGAG cGCCTGCTTGGATGTCACATGCCAG GCACATCCAGCCCCAGGACAAGAGCGTGAAGAACACTTGCCCTGCATATTCCCCAAGTAAAGCTGCTACTGTGAAAACAAAGCCTGTCTTGCTGGCAAAAGATGACGTGGAGGCCGAGCTGGCCCCAGCAGCCTACGAGAGGCCCCTGCTCTGTCCGGAGGAGTGCTTACACATTGGTGCCCCAGAGGATGAGCAACCAACCAAGGAGCCCGAGCCAGCAAGCAGAAAGGAGCAGCTCTCGGTTAAAAAGCTGCGGGTCGTACTGTTTGCCTTGTGCTGCAGCACGGAACAGGCTGCAGAGCATTTCCGGAACCCGCAGCGGCGGATCAAGCGCTGGCTGCGAAGGTTTCAGGCTTTCCAAGAGGAGAACTTGGCGTCCCTGTCGGAGGGCAAGTACCTCAGCTTGGAGGCTGAGGAGAAGCTGGCAGAGTGGGTCCTGATGCAGcgggagcagcagctgcctgtgaACGAGGAGACGCTCTTCCAGAAAGCCACCAAGATTGGGCGATCCCTGGAAGGTGGCTTCAAGATCTCCTACGAGTGGGCGGTACGGTTCATGCTGCGGCACAACCTCAGCACGCACACGCGGCGGGCGGTGGCCCACCCACTTCCCAAGGACGTGGAGGACAATGCCAGCTGCTTCATCGAGTTTGTGCAGCGGCAGATCCACACTCAggacctgcccctctccatgaTCGCAGCTATTGATGAAATCTCTCTCTTCCTCGACATGGAGGTGCTGAGCAGCGATGACAGGAAGGAGAATGCTCTGCAGACAGTGGGGACTGGGGAGCCCTGGTGCGACGTCGTCCTCACCATCCTCGCGGACGGAAGCGTTCTCCCGACGCTGGTCTTCTACAGGGGGCATGTCCAACAGCCTGCCAATGTGCCAGAATCCATCATGTTGGAAGCAAAGGAGAACGGATACAGTGACGATGAAGTCGTGGAGTTGTGGTCATCCAGAGTGTGGCAGAAGCACACGGAGTGCCAGAACAGCAAAGGCATGCTGGTGCTGGATTGCCACCGAACACACCTCTCGGAAGAAGTACTTTCCGTGCTGAGCGCGTCCAGCACTCTGCCGGCTGTGGTCCCTGCCGGCTGCAGCTCCAAAATCCAACCGCTGGATGTTTGTATAAACAGgactgtgaaaaactttttgcATAAAAAGTGGAAGGAGCAAGCCAAGGACATGGCAGACTCCACCTGCGACTCGGACATTCTCCTGCAGCTGGTGCTGTGCTGGCTGGCGGAGGTGCTGCAGGTGATCAGTGACTCCCCGGAGCTGGTGCAGCAATCCTTCCTGGTGGCCAGCGTGCTGCCCGGGCCAGACGGCACGGCCAACTCCCCCGCACGCAATGGCGACATGCAGGAGGAGCTGATCGCCtccctggaggagcagctgaagctgAATG